In Desulfuromonas sp. KJ2020, a single window of DNA contains:
- a CDS encoding KamA family radical SAM protein, with product METWQKLLQTSLTRPAEVTRRFGVNPTDLEEVADRYPMRIPAYYLNLIKEVGDPIWRQAVPDAAEMSDSVCCSDPLDEENQSPVPNLVHRYPDRVLFLVSSECAMYCRFCTRKRKVGGDNMVINRQTLEQGLDYIRQHPQVRDVILSGGDPLLLSDERLEWILKELRAIPSVEIIRIGTRVPVVLPQRITIGLVRMLRRYHPLFINTHFNHPDEITETSGKACMRLADAGIPMGNQTVLLRGVNDDPQVMKRLMQKLLAIRVKPYYIYQADLVEGTDHFRTTVEEGIEVMRALRGHTSGMGVPAYVIDAPGGGGKIPILPDYLQSMGDEVVLKNYRGQTFSYTNAEVKIEENRQTAVNDHH from the coding sequence ATGGAAACCTGGCAGAAACTGCTGCAGACCAGTTTGACCCGACCCGCCGAGGTTACCCGCCGCTTTGGCGTTAATCCCACGGATCTTGAGGAGGTGGCTGATCGCTATCCCATGCGCATCCCGGCCTACTACCTGAATCTTATCAAGGAAGTCGGCGATCCGATCTGGCGACAGGCCGTGCCGGATGCCGCCGAAATGAGCGATTCCGTCTGCTGCAGTGATCCCCTGGACGAGGAAAACCAGAGTCCGGTACCGAACCTCGTCCACCGCTATCCCGACCGGGTGCTGTTTCTCGTATCCAGCGAGTGCGCCATGTACTGCCGTTTCTGCACCCGCAAACGCAAGGTGGGGGGCGACAATATGGTCATCAACCGCCAGACCCTCGAGCAAGGACTGGACTACATCCGACAGCATCCTCAGGTCCGCGATGTCATTCTCTCGGGTGGGGACCCGCTGCTGCTATCCGATGAACGCCTGGAGTGGATTCTCAAGGAGTTGCGGGCGATTCCCAGTGTCGAAATCATTCGCATAGGCACCCGGGTGCCGGTGGTCCTGCCTCAGCGCATCACCATCGGTCTGGTGCGCATGCTGCGGCGTTATCACCCGCTGTTCATCAATACCCATTTCAATCACCCGGATGAAATCACCGAGACCTCGGGCAAGGCCTGCATGCGACTGGCCGACGCCGGCATCCCCATGGGCAACCAGACGGTGCTGCTACGCGGGGTCAATGACGATCCTCAGGTCATGAAGCGGCTCATGCAGAAACTGCTGGCTATCCGGGTCAAACCCTACTACATCTATCAGGCCGATCTGGTCGAGGGCACCGATCATTTCAGAACGACGGTGGAGGAGGGCATCGAGGTCATGCGTGCCCTGCGCGGCCACACCTCCGGGATGGGCGTGCCCGCCTATGTCATCGACGCGCCTGGCGGCGGTGGGAAAATTCCCATTCTGCCTGATTACCTGCAGAGTATGGGGGATGAAGTCGTCCTGAAAAACTATCGCGGCCAAACCTTTTCCTATACCAATGCCGAGGTGAAAATCGAGGAAAATCGCCAGACTGCCGTCAATGACCATCACTGA
- a CDS encoding GNAT family N-acetyltransferase yields MRDLKRSDLPDLQRILEETKAFTDAEVDCAMELFHTVLDNPAQKDYTVVVAEEGGLPAGYILYGPVPLTEGTFDIYWIATDPAHQGRGVGQRLLLYAETDIQLRGGRLICLETSSQGSYERTRRFYDRAGYVQAAVIPDFYRPGDDRITYTKNLTTVVEGL; encoded by the coding sequence ATGCGCGACCTAAAACGCTCTGACCTGCCGGATCTCCAGAGAATCCTGGAGGAGACGAAAGCTTTTACCGATGCCGAAGTCGACTGCGCCATGGAGTTGTTCCATACGGTGCTCGACAACCCGGCCCAAAAGGACTACACCGTCGTGGTCGCCGAAGAGGGCGGCCTCCCCGCCGGCTATATTCTCTATGGACCGGTCCCCTTGACGGAAGGAACCTTCGACATTTACTGGATTGCTACGGATCCAGCTCATCAGGGCAGAGGGGTAGGGCAGCGGCTGCTACTTTACGCCGAAACGGACATTCAGTTACGGGGCGGCCGCCTGATCTGCCTGGAAACCTCGTCGCAGGGGAGCTACGAAAGAACCCGTCGGTTCTATGACCGGGCCGGCTATGTCCAGGCCGCGGTCATTCCCGATTTCTACCGACCCGGAGACGACCGTATCACCTATACCAAAAACCTCACCACCGTTGTGGAGGGATTGTAG
- a CDS encoding ATP-grasp domain-containing protein: protein MKIAVCFNRVPPQLLKGEEGDRISEEGAELEAAAVRMALERLGYTAKVVPLGERISAFIEELRTVDPELVFNLCEGYWGNSRQEMHVAALFDLLGYAFTGAGPLCLGLVQDKVRTKDLLMRHGLPTPKYVLVRPGEAHPRVRDMRFPLIVKPRFEDASLGITSESIVEDERRLKRRIDYVHQTYRQGALVEEFIEGREINAAIIGNGPYQVLPLAEIQFKKGLKHAIVSYEGKWLENSEEFALTEPVCPATVKAREEILIKDVALRAFKILECRDYARVDIRLREGVPYILEVNANPDISPTAGLARAAEVAGLNYPKLIERIVLMAQKRKENLHARPKTL from the coding sequence ATGAAAATCGCTGTCTGCTTTAACCGCGTTCCGCCCCAACTGCTCAAAGGGGAGGAGGGGGACCGCATCTCGGAAGAGGGGGCCGAACTCGAAGCCGCCGCCGTTCGTATGGCCCTGGAGCGCCTGGGCTACACGGCGAAGGTCGTTCCACTGGGAGAGCGCATTTCCGCCTTCATCGAAGAGCTGCGCACGGTAGATCCCGAACTCGTTTTCAATCTGTGCGAGGGCTACTGGGGGAACAGCCGCCAGGAAATGCATGTGGCCGCCCTGTTCGACCTTCTCGGTTATGCCTTTACCGGCGCGGGCCCGCTCTGTCTCGGGCTCGTGCAGGACAAGGTCCGCACCAAGGATCTGCTGATGCGCCATGGCCTGCCCACACCCAAGTATGTGCTGGTGCGTCCGGGGGAAGCGCATCCCCGGGTGAGGGATATGCGTTTTCCCCTGATCGTCAAGCCGCGCTTCGAAGACGCCTCTTTGGGAATCACCTCTGAAAGCATTGTGGAGGACGAACGGCGTCTAAAGCGACGGATCGATTATGTGCACCAGACCTACCGCCAGGGGGCTCTGGTGGAAGAGTTTATCGAGGGGCGGGAGATCAACGCCGCCATCATCGGCAATGGTCCCTACCAGGTGCTGCCCCTCGCCGAGATTCAATTCAAGAAGGGGCTCAAACATGCCATCGTCAGCTATGAAGGGAAATGGCTGGAAAATTCCGAGGAGTTCGCCCTGACTGAACCGGTCTGTCCGGCGACGGTCAAGGCTCGCGAAGAAATTCTGATCAAGGATGTGGCCTTGCGCGCTTTCAAAATTCTGGAATGCCGGGATTACGCCCGGGTCGATATCCGTCTGCGGGAAGGGGTTCCCTATATTCTGGAAGTCAACGCCAACCCGGACATCTCGCCTACGGCCGGACTGGCCCGGGCGGCGGAGGTGGCTGGCCTGAACTATCCTAAGCTGATCGAACGTATTGTGCTCATGGCCCAGAAACGCAAGGAGAACCTTCATGCGCGACCTAAAACGCTCTGA
- a CDS encoding ATP-grasp domain-containing protein gives MHIVLAFNLREESAVADDQPPSEPPSLPTEDLYAEWDDIHTIRAVEAALASRHEVTLVNADLEAYARFRALQPDLVFNIAEGLHGASREAQIPAMLDMLGIPYTGSDPVTLGICLDKRRTKEILSCHRIATPRFAVVSTLADIPARLRYPLIVKPTLEGSSKGVTDKALVHDRKALVRQVEWVLTTYGQPALVEEFLPGREFTVAMLGNGDDLQVLPIVEINLHTLPAGVNPIYSFEAKWIWDQEENPLEIFTCPARLDPFLQRNIEELCRKTFRALGCRDWCRIDVRLDAGGLPHVIELNPLPGILPRPEQNSCFPKAARATGLSYEQMILGVVDAASRRLQLTEKGYHENRCLL, from the coding sequence ATGCACATCGTCCTCGCGTTCAATCTGCGGGAGGAGTCCGCCGTGGCGGACGACCAACCTCCGTCCGAACCTCCTTCTTTACCCACTGAAGACCTTTATGCCGAATGGGATGATATTCACACCATTCGAGCCGTCGAAGCCGCCCTGGCCAGCCGACATGAGGTAACCCTCGTCAACGCCGATCTGGAGGCCTATGCCCGCTTTCGCGCCCTGCAACCCGATCTGGTTTTCAATATAGCCGAAGGTCTGCATGGCGCCAGCCGCGAGGCCCAGATCCCCGCCATGCTCGACATGCTGGGTATCCCCTACACGGGCAGCGATCCTGTGACACTAGGCATCTGCCTGGACAAGCGCCGCACCAAGGAGATCCTTTCCTGCCATCGTATCGCCACACCGCGTTTTGCGGTGGTTTCCACTCTGGCCGACATCCCCGCGCGCCTGCGCTACCCCCTCATCGTCAAACCGACCCTGGAAGGCTCCAGCAAGGGAGTGACCGACAAGGCCCTGGTTCATGATCGCAAAGCCCTGGTTCGTCAGGTTGAGTGGGTGCTGACTACCTATGGTCAGCCGGCCCTGGTCGAAGAGTTTCTGCCTGGTCGCGAGTTCACAGTGGCAATGCTTGGCAATGGGGATGACCTGCAGGTATTGCCCATTGTGGAAATCAACCTGCATACCCTGCCGGCGGGGGTCAACCCGATCTATTCCTTTGAAGCCAAGTGGATCTGGGACCAGGAAGAGAATCCGCTGGAAATTTTTACCTGCCCGGCTCGTCTCGACCCCTTTTTGCAGCGAAACATCGAAGAACTCTGCAGAAAAACTTTCCGCGCTCTGGGTTGTCGGGATTGGTGCCGTATCGACGTGCGCCTGGACGCTGGCGGGCTTCCCCATGTCATCGAACTAAACCCGCTGCCGGGCATCCTGCCGCGCCCAGAACAGAACAGTTGCTTTCCCAAGGCGGCGCGGGCTACCGGTCTGAGCTATGAGCAGATGATTCTTGGCGTGGTCGATGCTGCCAGCAGGCGACTCCAACTCACCGAGAAGGGGTATCATGAAAATCGCTGTCTGCTTTAA
- a CDS encoding histone deacetylase family protein: MFRIRRIFDDILPANAEAIRQVRQILQDQFPALRPSEIDKLPDLLKNPLKHRFKSILYIAENFKGLVKGFALLSFEPELRFCYLDYISTAKNITGGGIGGALYERLREEAQLLGAVGIFFECLPDDPALCQDPAILKQNRARLKFYEKYGAFPIVGTAYETPVKDGDDNPPYLVFDPLGRKVELARDPARKIVRAILENRYGDLCSPEYILKVVESIQDDPVRLRAPRYLKMEGIVQSIQKTGLDHRHVALVVNDRHEIHHVRERGYVEAPVRIRSILKELERLPIFNAVTPKEYPEKHILAVHDPDYVRYFRRVCAQLEAGKSVYPYVFPIRNVARPPKELAVRAGYYCIDTFTPLNQNAYLAAKRAVDCALTAADHLLAGNRLAYALVRPPGHHAEFRSFGGFCYFNNAAVAAHYLSRFGRVAILDVDYHHGNGQQNIFYSRRDVLTLSIHGHPSFAYPYFSGFEEETGEGAGEGFNLNMPLPEAVDSERYLRTLARALKKIAYYAPDFLVVCLGLDTAKGDPTGTWTLNAADFSQVGQMIGRLRLQTVVIQEGGYRNRVLGINCRSFFTGLWHGFYPDAKN, encoded by the coding sequence ATGTTTCGAATCCGCCGCATTTTCGATGATATCCTGCCGGCCAACGCCGAAGCCATCCGCCAGGTCCGCCAGATTCTGCAGGATCAGTTTCCGGCCCTGCGGCCTTCCGAGATCGACAAGCTCCCCGATCTGCTTAAAAACCCGCTGAAGCATCGCTTCAAATCCATCCTCTATATTGCAGAAAATTTCAAAGGTCTGGTTAAGGGTTTTGCGCTCCTTTCTTTTGAACCGGAACTGCGGTTCTGTTACCTCGATTACATCTCGACCGCCAAAAATATTACTGGCGGGGGCATCGGCGGCGCTCTTTACGAGCGTCTGCGGGAGGAGGCCCAGCTTTTAGGGGCTGTCGGCATCTTCTTCGAATGTTTGCCTGACGATCCGGCTCTGTGCCAGGATCCCGCTATTCTCAAGCAGAATCGGGCCCGGCTGAAATTCTATGAAAAGTATGGAGCGTTTCCCATTGTCGGCACCGCCTATGAGACGCCTGTAAAGGATGGGGACGACAACCCGCCGTACCTGGTGTTTGACCCTCTCGGCCGAAAAGTTGAATTGGCCAGGGACCCTGCCCGGAAAATCGTCAGGGCGATTTTGGAAAATCGCTATGGGGATCTGTGTTCTCCCGAGTATATCCTCAAGGTCGTCGAGTCCATTCAGGATGACCCGGTTCGTCTGCGCGCTCCCCGCTACCTCAAAATGGAGGGGATAGTCCAGTCTATTCAGAAAACGGGTCTGGATCATCGGCATGTGGCGCTGGTGGTCAACGACCGTCACGAGATTCACCACGTGCGTGAACGGGGCTACGTCGAGGCGCCGGTGCGAATTCGCAGTATTTTGAAAGAACTCGAGCGTCTGCCGATTTTTAACGCCGTTACCCCGAAAGAATATCCCGAAAAGCATATTCTGGCCGTACACGATCCGGATTACGTCCGCTATTTCAGGCGGGTCTGTGCCCAGCTTGAGGCGGGGAAATCAGTTTATCCCTATGTCTTTCCCATCCGCAATGTCGCCCGTCCTCCCAAAGAGCTGGCCGTGCGCGCCGGTTATTACTGCATCGACACTTTCACTCCGCTAAATCAGAACGCCTATCTGGCCGCAAAGCGGGCCGTCGATTGCGCCTTGACTGCGGCGGATCATCTGCTGGCCGGCAACCGGCTGGCCTATGCCCTGGTGCGTCCTCCCGGACATCACGCGGAATTCCGCTCTTTCGGGGGATTCTGTTATTTCAACAATGCCGCCGTGGCCGCCCATTATCTCTCCCGTTTTGGCCGGGTGGCGATTCTCGATGTGGATTATCATCACGGCAACGGGCAGCAGAATATCTTCTATAGCCGTCGCGATGTGCTGACCCTGTCGATTCACGGTCACCCCAGCTTCGCCTATCCGTATTTCAGCGGTTTTGAGGAAGAGACAGGCGAGGGGGCAGGGGAGGGGTTCAATCTAAACATGCCGCTGCCGGAGGCGGTCGATAGCGAGAGGTATCTCAGGACTCTGGCCAGAGCGCTTAAAAAAATCGCCTATTATGCGCCTGACTTTCTGGTCGTCTGCCTCGGGCTGGATACAGCCAAAGGCGATCCCACCGGCACCTGGACCCTGAATGCGGCTGATTTTTCGCAAGTCGGGCAGATGATTGGTCGACTGCGGCTACAGACGGTGGTTATCCAGGAAGGGGGGTATCGCAACCGGGTGCTGGGCATCAATTGCCGATCCTTTTTTACCGGTCTGTGGCATGGGTTTTACCCTGACGCCAAAAACTAG